DNA sequence from the Parasphingorhabdus cellanae genome:
CGCTGAATATGTCCATGCGCTGCGCCCGTTGCTTTCCCGCTTTGGTAATGAACCTAATCTGTCGATCATCGTTTTTACACTGGATGAAAGTACCTATGCGCGCGAATTGGCCCCGCTAGCAGGCCACTATCCCGCGTTGAAATTAGGCCCTGCCTGGTGGTTCCACGACAGTCCTGAGGGTATGCGTCGCTACCGTCGGATGACTACCGAAACGGCGGGGTTTTACAATACCGTCGGTTTTAACGATGATACACGCGCTTTCATGTCGATCCCCGCGCGCCATGACCTTGCTCGTCGGATCGATTGTGGATTCCTGGCGGAACTTGTCGCGGAACACCGGCTGGAACATTATGAAGCGGCCGATCTGGCGCGCATGTTATCCTATGATTTTGCGAAGAAAGCGTACCGCTTGTGAGACTATCAAATACGACAATCCATCATCTTTCACCAGAGGTAGACCAGAGCGCCTTCGACCGGAAAATACAGGATATAGGTATTGTTCATTTCGGCCTTGGCGCATTCACCCGGGCCCATCAGGCGATCTTTACGGACTGTGCCATGGCAGCGGGCGACGCAGGGTGGATGATCACCGGTGTCTCGCTCCGTTCAACAAACGTGGCCGAGCAGCTCAATCCCCAAGATGGTCTCTATTTGATTGCCGAGCAGTCCGGCGAGGGTACCCGGTACCGGCTCAGCCGGGCCATTCGCGAAGTATTGGCGACCTCTGAAAATACCGTGCAGATTATCGATGTGTTAACGGCTCCGGCAGTAAAAATTGTTAGCTTTACTGTCACCGAAAAGGGCTATTGCCGCGCTCCTGACGGTTCGCTTGACCTGGCCTTGGCAGACCAAAGTAGCTTTTATCCATTGTTGGCCAAAGGCTTCCGGGCGCGCCGCAATGCCGGCCATTCCGGATTGACTTTACTCAGCTGCGATAACCTCGCAGAGAATGGCCGGATACTTGGTAAGCTTGTATCTGAATATCTCGCTGCGCGGGCGCCGGACCTTTTGATTTGGTACCAGACATACTGCACCAGCCCGTCCACGATGGTCGATCGCATCGTACCTGCAACCACCGATGCCGACCGTGATTGTGCCGAGACCATGACCGGCTTGCGTGACGAAGCATTAGTCATGTGTGAACCCTTCACCCAGTGGGTAATCGAGGACGACTTTGCGAGCGGGCGCCCCCATTGGGAAAATAGTGGCGTGCAAATGGTTCGGGACGTGTCGTCATACGAAACGGCCAAGCTGCGCATGCTGAACGGTGCGCACTCGTTACTGGCCTATTGCGGCCTCAACGCCAGCCATCAATTTGTTCATCAGGCCATTGCGGACCCCTGCATTCGCGAGCTCGTTCGACGTCTTATGAATGTAGAAGCTGCTCCGACAATTAATGCGGAAGACGGTCAGGATTTGAGAACCTATGCAGATACGCTCATCCATCGTTTCGAAAATCCGAAACTGAACCATCAGCTGTCGCAAATCGCAGCGGACGGAAGTCAGAAGATTCCCCAGCGCTGGCTGGAAACTTTGTCGCTTAACGGTCTGAGCGAACGGTCGAGCCCGGCAATTCTAACGGCCATTGCTGCATGGCTGAAATATGTTCGTGATAAATTGGATATTATCGATGATCCACTTGCGGCACAACTTTCCGAGATCTGTGAAATCAACGAACCTGAGAAGCTCGTGCTCGCGATCTTTGGTCCCAGTGGGCTCCTCGCAAGTGATTGGACTCCAACCGACGATGATATTCGGTTTGTCGTTGCCAGGCTGGTTGAGATGCAATGATGTTCGGACGTTTCATGACCATTCCTTCATCATTCAAATGATCACGGGAACTAGTTTTTGCAACAGAATAGGATGATCGTCATGATCCGAGATATTTGCGTTTAAGCCAACTAGCGATTTGCTCCGGTGACCAGTGGCGATGCAGCTTGCCGACTACTGTTTGGTACAAAGATTGATGGCAGGCGAGTTTGTGCAGCTTGGGGCGCCTTGATCGATCCCATGCCGATTGATCAGAGCTGGCGGCCCGGTAGTGACTGGTTCCGCCTTTGCGTTTGATTTCCTGGTTAATGGTCGATGGCGAAAGCCCAAGCCGGCACGCTATCGACCGCATTGATACACAGGCAGTCAGGCCTCTGGATATCTCCTCGCGCTCAGGCAGTGTCAGCGCCAATCGAGACCGCTTGCGCTCCGGTGGACGAATGCCGCCAGTACGCAACAGCAATGGATAAATCGATGATGAGTCCCGATTAAACCCCCGGCCAATCGAACTCATCGACTCTCCGCGTTGCCAGCGATCCCATATTTCCTGCTTCTGCTCCTCTGTTAAATATATTCAGTTGTCTCTGCTTTATATCCAATGCTCCATCTTTAAACCTAAAGATCAAACTGTTGCGACCACCAGTTGAAACCGCAAAGATAGAGGCCTTCCAATCATAGTGTTTACTTTGGGTATAAATTGGGGGCATCAGTTCTGTAGTTTACAGCTGTTTTGGATGATAATGACTATCGTCAGAAGTATTGGAAAAGCCAGTGCGAT
Encoded proteins:
- a CDS encoding mannitol dehydrogenase family protein, whose amino-acid sequence is MRLSNTTIHHLSPEVDQSAFDRKIQDIGIVHFGLGAFTRAHQAIFTDCAMAAGDAGWMITGVSLRSTNVAEQLNPQDGLYLIAEQSGEGTRYRLSRAIREVLATSENTVQIIDVLTAPAVKIVSFTVTEKGYCRAPDGSLDLALADQSSFYPLLAKGFRARRNAGHSGLTLLSCDNLAENGRILGKLVSEYLAARAPDLLIWYQTYCTSPSTMVDRIVPATTDADRDCAETMTGLRDEALVMCEPFTQWVIEDDFASGRPHWENSGVQMVRDVSSYETAKLRMLNGAHSLLAYCGLNASHQFVHQAIADPCIRELVRRLMNVEAAPTINAEDGQDLRTYADTLIHRFENPKLNHQLSQIAADGSQKIPQRWLETLSLNGLSERSSPAILTAIAAWLKYVRDKLDIIDDPLAAQLSEICEINEPEKLVLAIFGPSGLLASDWTPTDDDIRFVVARLVEMQ